One Campylobacter sp. RM16189 genomic region harbors:
- a CDS encoding ribbon-helix-helix domain-containing protein has product MLHSVRLDKDLSARISLLCNKTKRSKSYYIKEALRYYLDNYDENKYELNEETIKAIRESQEIINNPSKYKGYRDIDKMMMDILND; this is encoded by the coding sequence ATGTTACACTCGGTTAGACTTGATAAAGATTTATCGGCTAGAATTTCTTTATTATGCAATAAAACAAAACGCTCAAAATCTTACTATATAAAAGAAGCATTGAGATATTATTTGGATAATTATGATGAGAACAAATATGAATTAAACGAAGAAACTATAAAGGCGATAAGAGAGAGTCAGGAAATTATAAATAATCCATCAAAATATAAAGGGTATCGAGATATTGATAAAATGATGATGGATATTTTAAATGACTAA
- a CDS encoding type II toxin-antitoxin system YafQ family toxin produces the protein MTKYEVKYTSSFKNDIKKFKKDEDALNEITDVIKKIANDEILDKKYKDHNLKGEYKEYRECHIRPNLLLVYKKIEDTLILSCVRVGSHNKIFKIY, from the coding sequence ATGACTAAATATGAGGTTAAATATACTAGCTCTTTTAAAAACGACATTAAAAAATTTAAAAAAGATGAGGATGCTTTAAACGAGATAACAGATGTAATTAAAAAGATAGCAAATGATGAGATTTTAGATAAAAAATATAAAGATCACAACTTAAAAGGTGAATATAAAGAGTATAGAGAATGTCACATAAGACCTAATTTGCTTTTAGTTTATAAAAAAATTGAAGATACTTTAATCTTGTCTTGTGTTAGAGTTGGATCTCATAATAAAATATTTAAAATCTACTAA
- a CDS encoding ATP-binding protein yields MRNESFYVDNEIYDLAMLWILRAIFRTGGEREFLRCRYDNVLEFLGVHSSEPTKQDIEALKNRLDVLEKTKISCELKDLEHNLNLLQSNLGLNDAEKTILRFVAIVFNYEIVSDACELIGDLNNRQAAKAVSQILNFNFSDVQNSFRKDGIFAKTSLIKMDAYCARSLRSKIDVLNNDFISALFVKCESIDEIFASAIKPCSQTNLKLKNYTHVKEDTQILVSFLKNAIRKKQKGVNVLLYGSAGTGKTELSKVIANELNLKLYEVAYADESGYANETQRIRSYCLAQNVLSAGSNLLMYDEAEDVFNTRNNEKRQYGKAFINRTLETNEVPTIWITNDIYSMDEAVVRRFNLAIELGVPNQNTRAKIIKEYSANLIDNKLINKLAKNKFIAPAIVSNASLVVSNLNARDKNKAFERVISNTLKAQGYGEIEKDKKKEKSSDDLPSSYDPNFINSDCDLNELMRGIKDSKSARICLYGVPGTGKSAYAKFIAKSLRRSIIIKKGSDLLSMWVGGTEQNIAEAFKEAKSKKAVLVFDEVDSFLQDRSMAARSWEITQVNEMLVQMESFDGIFIATTNLIDNLDKASLRRFDLKLEFGYLLPNQALNLFKKECALLKVKFYENIAKKVSNLDSLAPGDFASVRRQAKFRPIKNGDDFYERLEQEVALKNEDKNAKIGF; encoded by the coding sequence ATGAGAAACGAAAGCTTTTATGTAGATAACGAGATATATGACCTTGCGATGCTTTGGATACTTCGTGCGATTTTTCGCACAGGCGGAGAAAGGGAGTTTTTAAGATGCAGATACGATAATGTCCTCGAGTTTCTAGGCGTGCATTCAAGCGAGCCTACAAAGCAGGACATCGAAGCTCTTAAAAATAGGCTTGACGTCCTTGAAAAAACTAAAATCTCATGCGAACTAAAAGATCTCGAGCATAATCTAAATTTACTTCAGTCAAATTTAGGTCTAAACGACGCCGAAAAGACTATTCTCAGATTCGTCGCTATTGTGTTTAACTACGAGATCGTCTCGGATGCTTGCGAACTGATAGGAGATCTAAACAACAGACAAGCCGCAAAAGCCGTGTCTCAGATACTAAATTTCAATTTTAGTGATGTTCAAAACTCCTTTAGAAAAGACGGAATTTTCGCCAAGACCTCGCTAATAAAAATGGACGCCTACTGTGCGCGTAGCCTAAGATCCAAAATCGACGTACTAAATAATGACTTTATAAGCGCATTATTTGTTAAATGCGAAAGCATAGACGAGATATTCGCAAGTGCTATAAAACCGTGTAGCCAAACGAATTTGAAGCTTAAAAACTATACTCACGTAAAAGAGGATACGCAAATTTTAGTCTCTTTTCTAAAAAACGCTATTCGTAAAAAGCAAAAAGGAGTAAACGTGCTCCTCTACGGTTCAGCAGGGACGGGCAAAACAGAGCTGAGTAAAGTAATAGCTAATGAGCTAAATTTAAAACTCTATGAAGTTGCTTATGCAGACGAAAGTGGATATGCAAATGAGACCCAAAGGATAAGATCTTATTGTCTTGCGCAAAACGTATTATCCGCCGGATCAAATTTGCTGATGTATGACGAAGCTGAAGACGTGTTTAACACAAGAAACAACGAGAAAAGACAATACGGTAAAGCCTTTATAAATAGGACCTTAGAAACAAACGAGGTTCCGACTATCTGGATAACCAATGATATTTACAGTATGGATGAAGCCGTAGTTAGACGCTTTAACTTAGCTATAGAGCTAGGAGTGCCGAATCAAAACACAAGAGCAAAAATCATCAAAGAGTATAGTGCCAATTTGATAGACAATAAGCTAATAAATAAGCTAGCAAAGAATAAATTTATAGCTCCAGCTATCGTTAGCAATGCGAGTTTAGTCGTTTCAAATTTAAACGCGAGAGATAAAAACAAAGCCTTTGAGCGAGTGATAAGCAACACTTTAAAAGCGCAAGGATATGGAGAGATAGAAAAAGACAAGAAAAAAGAAAAGTCAAGCGATGATCTTCCTAGCAGTTATGACCCAAATTTCATAAACTCAGACTGCGATCTAAATGAACTAATGAGGGGCATAAAAGATAGCAAAAGCGCTAGGATTTGCCTCTACGGAGTACCCGGCACCGGCAAGAGCGCCTATGCTAAATTTATCGCTAAAAGCCTAAGAAGGTCTATAATCATCAAAAAAGGAAGCGATCTTTTATCTATGTGGGTCGGAGGAACCGAGCAAAATATAGCAGAGGCTTTTAAAGAAGCCAAGAGCAAAAAAGCAGTGCTTGTATTCGACGAAGTAGATAGCTTTTTACAAGATAGAAGTATGGCTGCGAGAAGCTGGGAGATAACTCAGGTAAATGAGATGCTAGTGCAGATGGAGAGCTTTGATGGGATATTTATCGCAACTACGAATTTAATAGACAACCTCGATAAGGCAAGCCTTAGAAGATTTGATCTAAAGCTAGAGTTTGGGTATCTGTTGCCAAATCAAGCTCTAAATTTATTTAAAAAAGAGTGTGCCTTGCTAAAAGTCAAGTTTTACGAAAATATAGCTAAAAAAGTTTCAAATTTAGACTCACTAGCTCCGGGAGATTTTGCTAGCGTGAGAAGACAAGCTAAATTTAGACCTATTAAAAACGGAGATGATTTTTATGAGAGACTAGAGCAAGAAGTTGCTCTCAAGAATGAAGATAAAAACGCTAAGATAGGGTTTTAG
- a CDS encoding AAA family ATPase, with the protein MSSLQECLKPRDEFQQRWTLQAVKNMTIEQYTGIGNKDTFTYWLESKTENLISIWGGSAYKFGIFKRAQNDDKKELRSGQTGDGEYGWYLKYGNTRNEAFEKIKSLILQIINHAQNKEFENIDSIDLGDAVKWKIAFLYAPDKTLLRIVSRDAFKYLAQKNNIESNRISQIQKELIKKKPDNIDFYDYSSSLWNEYAKENDSKQSALEEEKENEPANDNKTATYPLNQILYGPPGTGKTYTTVVKAIEILEERKVDRSENRDDLKKKFDEYIQGGQIKFVTFHQSYGYEEFVEGIKPVFNQDEGLEYKITNGVFKDISKNAIFNIGDVIEGYTISYVGSELIKLKKKNIQGEIPVPIYLVEELARLLKKGSITIEDIKNKNAAEKNPEILEKYIVNGYTNLFTYLVEYYMEKSNRKSEKRVLIIDEINRGNISKIFGELITLIEPSKRLGADDEIIVELPYSKEKFGVPSNLYIVGTMNTADRSIALMDTALRRRFEFVEMMPEYNNLKEVAGIDIGQMLKTINERIEYLYDRDHMIGHAYFINASDMETLANVFKNKILPLLQEYFYDDWEKIRLVLGDNQKNEDFQFVKVKKNMVAKELFVSKIDDVDDKVLYEINNQETFNNPQSYIKIYKQNKTQEQ; encoded by the coding sequence ATGTCATCATTGCAAGAATGTTTAAAGCCAAGAGATGAGTTTCAACAAAGATGGACTTTACAAGCTGTAAAAAATATGACCATAGAACAATACACAGGAATCGGCAACAAGGATACTTTTACATACTGGCTTGAAAGCAAAACAGAAAATCTTATAAGTATATGGGGTGGGTCGGCTTATAAATTTGGAATTTTCAAAAGAGCCCAAAATGATGACAAAAAGGAACTCAGAAGCGGTCAAACAGGCGATGGTGAGTACGGCTGGTATTTAAAATATGGAAACACTAGAAATGAAGCGTTTGAAAAAATAAAAAGCCTCATTTTACAAATTATAAATCACGCACAAAACAAAGAATTTGAGAATATTGACAGCATTGATCTAGGCGATGCCGTAAAATGGAAAATAGCTTTTTTATATGCGCCAGATAAAACCCTTTTACGTATTGTTTCACGAGATGCCTTTAAGTATCTCGCTCAGAAAAATAATATAGAATCAAACAGGATATCACAAATTCAAAAAGAACTAATTAAAAAGAAGCCAGACAATATTGACTTTTACGATTATTCGTCCTCGCTATGGAATGAATACGCAAAAGAAAACGATTCAAAACAGTCCGCATTAGAAGAAGAGAAAGAAAATGAGCCGGCCAATGATAACAAAACAGCAACTTATCCCTTAAATCAAATTTTATACGGCCCTCCAGGAACCGGAAAGACATACACCACAGTAGTAAAAGCCATAGAGATACTAGAAGAAAGAAAAGTCGATAGAAGCGAAAACAGAGATGACCTAAAAAAGAAATTTGATGAATATATACAAGGCGGACAAATAAAATTTGTAACATTTCATCAAAGCTATGGATATGAAGAATTTGTTGAGGGCATAAAACCTGTCTTTAACCAAGATGAAGGATTAGAATACAAAATAACAAATGGAGTTTTTAAAGATATTTCCAAGAATGCAATTTTTAATATAGGAGATGTGATAGAAGGATATACGATCTCTTATGTTGGAAGCGAGCTCATAAAACTAAAGAAAAAAAATATACAAGGAGAAATTCCTGTCCCAATTTATTTAGTAGAAGAATTAGCGAGATTATTAAAAAAAGGATCTATTACAATAGAAGATATTAAAAATAAAAACGCGGCAGAAAAAAATCCAGAAATACTCGAAAAATATATAGTAAATGGCTATACAAATTTGTTCACATATTTAGTTGAATATTATATGGAAAAATCAAACAGAAAATCAGAAAAGCGAGTATTAATCATCGACGAAATCAATCGCGGAAATATATCTAAAATTTTCGGCGAGCTTATAACGCTCATAGAGCCATCAAAAAGACTCGGTGCAGATGACGAGATAATAGTGGAGCTACCATACTCAAAAGAGAAATTTGGAGTGCCGTCAAATTTATATATAGTCGGCACGATGAATACGGCAGATCGCAGCATAGCCCTTATGGATACAGCACTTAGAAGAAGGTTTGAGTTTGTGGAGATGATGCCAGAATACAATAATCTAAAAGAAGTTGCCGGCATAGATATTGGGCAAATGCTAAAAACGATAAATGAACGCATAGAGTATCTTTACGACAGGGATCACATGATAGGGCATGCTTATTTTATAAATGCGTCAGACATGGAAACGCTTGCAAATGTCTTTAAAAACAAAATTTTACCACTACTACAAGAGTATTTTTACGACGACTGGGAGAAAATAAGGCTAGTTCTAGGAGATAATCAGAAAAACGAAGACTTTCAGTTTGTTAAAGTCAAGAAAAATATGGTTGCAAAAGAATTATTTGTATCAAAGATCGACGATGTAGACGATAAAGTCTTATACGAGATAAACAACCAAGAAACTTTCAACAACCCTCAAAGCTATATAAAAATTTACAAACAAAACAAAACGCAAGAGCAATGA
- a CDS encoding McrC family protein, with product MIKYLIEFEKFRPEDDQNLFKAVDAFTRENFAAVEFLKPGRDKRGDFLQAQNYVGIIQTKSGDSLEILPKIHDNDNSSNEEAVENSKKILLTMLKTLKSHPFKNINIANLKSLNLPLLEIFISMFLDEVSKLIKIGIKSDYVELEDNLKFLKGKLKISEQIRKNIVHKERFYVCYQEFFTDRAENRLIKSTLEFLYKRSKSSRNQRLIREYLFAFDEISSSSDINADFSRLKLNRQTKHYEQALLWSKIFLQKKSFSPYRGSDVAFALLFDMNRLFESYVGNFIKKKLPNAKLQHSQKHLIEKPKDFMLKLDIFLKNQKRNYIADTKWKIVKSEKDISQADLYQLYAYGKKYECNKLYLIYPRTSSVDQKAMKFRYENDMQLNVLYFDLEKDKLTRYLLA from the coding sequence ATGATCAAATACTTAATAGAGTTTGAAAAATTTCGCCCGGAAGACGACCAAAACCTATTTAAAGCCGTAGATGCCTTTACTAGAGAAAATTTTGCCGCAGTAGAGTTTTTAAAGCCCGGTAGAGACAAAAGGGGCGATTTTTTACAAGCTCAAAACTACGTCGGTATCATCCAGACAAAAAGCGGCGATAGCCTTGAGATACTTCCTAAGATCCACGACAACGATAATAGTAGCAATGAAGAGGCGGTAGAAAATTCTAAAAAGATTTTACTAACGATGCTAAAGACTTTAAAAAGTCATCCGTTTAAAAATATAAACATAGCAAATTTAAAAAGCCTAAATTTGCCGCTTCTTGAAATTTTTATATCAATGTTCCTCGACGAAGTATCAAAACTCATAAAAATAGGCATAAAAAGCGACTATGTAGAGCTAGAAGATAATCTAAAATTTTTAAAAGGAAAGCTTAAAATATCGGAGCAAATACGTAAAAATATCGTCCATAAAGAGAGATTTTACGTTTGCTATCAAGAGTTTTTCACAGATAGGGCCGAAAATCGTCTTATAAAAAGCACGCTCGAGTTTTTATACAAGCGCTCAAAATCAAGCAGAAATCAACGGCTTATTAGAGAATATTTATTTGCTTTTGACGAAATTTCATCTAGCTCCGATATAAACGCGGACTTTAGCCGCTTAAAACTCAATCGCCAAACAAAACACTATGAACAAGCGCTTTTATGGAGCAAGATATTTTTACAAAAGAAGTCGTTTAGTCCGTATAGAGGTAGCGATGTGGCTTTTGCCCTGCTTTTTGATATGAATAGACTTTTTGAAAGCTATGTCGGAAATTTTATAAAGAAAAAGCTTCCGAATGCTAAATTACAGCATTCACAAAAGCATCTTATAGAAAAACCAAAAGACTTTATGCTAAAACTGGATATATTTTTAAAGAATCAAAAACGAAATTATATAGCTGATACAAAGTGGAAAATAGTAAAATCAGAAAAAGATATATCTCAAGCCGACCTATACCAGCTATACGCTTACGGCAAAAAATACGAGTGCAACAAGCTATATCTCATCTATCCAAGGACAAGCAGTGTCGATCAAAAGGCTATGAAATTTAGATATGAAAACGATATGCAGCTTAATGTTTTATATTTTGATTTAGAAAAAGACAAGCTTACCAGATATTTATTAGCTTAA
- a CDS encoding sigma factor-like helix-turn-helix DNA-binding protein, producing MQNLTQIKEMLEVAEELREKVKFMVNATDVSVEDKFRLKNIKSDLAGIINSLQAKTIQEVSKLADLKNGNTGVGGPYTLEETGLVLGGVTRERVRQIEAQAIKKIKHPRIVRKFYDYVKEIS from the coding sequence ATGCAAAATTTAACCCAAATAAAAGAAATGCTCGAAGTCGCCGAAGAACTGCGAGAAAAAGTCAAATTTATGGTGAATGCCACCGATGTCTCTGTGGAAGATAAGTTTAGGTTAAAAAATATCAAGAGCGATTTGGCGGGTATTATAAATTCCCTTCAGGCCAAAACTATCCAGGAAGTGTCTAAGCTAGCAGACTTAAAAAACGGAAACACTGGAGTAGGCGGTCCATATACATTAGAAGAAACCGGGCTAGTACTAGGTGGAGTAACTAGAGAGCGTGTAAGACAAATAGAAGCCCAAGCCATAAAAAAGATCAAACATCCAAGGATAGTAAGGAAATTTTATGATTACGTGAAAGAAATATCTTAA